One part of the Cupriavidus oxalaticus genome encodes these proteins:
- a CDS encoding tripartite tricarboxylate transporter substrate-binding protein: MKIRWILGAAVCMTAACVSAQEAYPSRPIRMVVAFTAGSSTDLMARIVANQMSIKLKQPVIVENRPGAGGAIAAGYVAKAPADGYTVLVHSGSYVIAPWLYKNLPYDSQRDLVSVAAFGGFPGVVLTPAGKYRSLSDLIAVARKANGGLNFASAGTGSSTHMSAEKINMVAKISGQHIPFRGTPEAITDVAAGRSQYFVSPINTAMGMVKEGRVSAVAITSKRRSPLLPNVPTIAEAGLPGAEYPLWVGAFVSAKTPPAIVARLHQEIARAIDSTDVKRQYVANGIEDLSMSQATFERFIRDEIVLSGELAKRANLQPE, translated from the coding sequence GTGAAAATCCGATGGATACTTGGGGCTGCCGTTTGCATGACGGCTGCGTGCGTCTCTGCTCAGGAAGCTTACCCGAGCCGTCCCATTCGAATGGTGGTGGCGTTTACCGCAGGAAGTTCGACGGATCTGATGGCTCGTATTGTAGCCAATCAGATGTCTATCAAGCTCAAGCAGCCCGTCATTGTTGAGAACCGACCCGGCGCCGGCGGAGCCATCGCTGCTGGATATGTAGCCAAAGCTCCTGCAGACGGGTACACGGTGTTGGTGCATTCAGGCTCCTATGTGATTGCTCCATGGCTCTATAAGAACCTGCCCTACGACTCACAGCGAGACCTGGTCAGCGTAGCTGCATTTGGGGGGTTCCCCGGCGTGGTGTTGACGCCGGCGGGGAAATATAGAAGTCTTTCGGATCTCATCGCGGTCGCGCGAAAGGCTAATGGTGGGCTCAATTTCGCATCGGCCGGTACGGGAAGCTCAACGCACATGAGCGCTGAGAAAATCAACATGGTCGCAAAGATATCGGGTCAGCACATCCCCTTCCGAGGCACGCCGGAGGCGATTACTGATGTGGCAGCGGGGCGATCGCAGTATTTTGTATCGCCTATTAACACCGCCATGGGAATGGTTAAGGAAGGCCGCGTCAGCGCCGTAGCTATCACGTCGAAACGACGCAGTCCTCTCCTGCCGAACGTCCCAACTATTGCGGAAGCTGGATTGCCTGGTGCAGAGTACCCGCTATGGGTGGGTGCCTTTGTCTCAGCAAAAACGCCACCGGCTATTGTTGCGCGGCTGCATCAAGAAATTGCGCGTGCTATTGATTCTACGGACGTGAAGCGACAGTATGTGGCCAACGGTATTGAGGATCTTTCGATGTCCCAAGCAACGTTCGAGCGTTTCATTCGAGACGAGATCGTCTTATCGGGCGAACTTGCCAAACGTGCCAACTTGCAGCCCGAGTAA
- a CDS encoding PaaI family thioesterase produces the protein MPEAINYSDTASVADNPSLCHLGIRLEEISEGRAIFSLDVNERHRNRIGSLQGGVIATLLDAACGYAGLYEATGKPLQNAVTVTLTINYLRKASGGTLRAVGTVTKAGRKIYFATSELVNEAGELIATAQGAFMRAVQPGP, from the coding sequence ATGCCGGAAGCTATAAATTATTCAGACACTGCGAGCGTTGCAGATAATCCGTCGCTTTGCCACCTTGGAATCCGACTGGAAGAAATTAGTGAAGGGCGAGCTATTTTCTCTCTGGACGTGAATGAGCGACATCGAAATAGGATAGGAAGCCTCCAAGGTGGCGTGATCGCAACACTGCTTGATGCCGCCTGCGGATACGCTGGGCTCTACGAGGCAACTGGGAAGCCCCTTCAAAACGCTGTGACGGTGACCCTGACAATCAATTATTTGCGCAAAGCTTCGGGAGGCACCCTGCGAGCAGTTGGCACCGTCACGAAAGCCGGCAGGAAAATCTATTTTGCAACGAGTGAACTCGTGAATGAGGCTGGGGAGTTGATCGCCACTGCACAAGGTGCCTTCATGCGAGCCGTACAACCAGGACCGTGA
- a CDS encoding IS3 family transposase (programmed frameshift), translating to MSKARQTYGEEFQAEAVRLVLEQGLTLQSAAQRLGIPKGTLTNWVSKAKAPGTAAAPGGVTVAELAAENARLRKELAEARLERDIVKKGRGVLRQGITARYAFVSQWREVYPVKLMCRVLGVSRSGYYDWTHRPYGLSPEQERLRLAIRAAHKRTRQTYGTRRLQRELAGDGFVVGRDRLARLRNEMGIRCRQKRRFVATTRSAHNLPVAPNLLEQKFEADRPNAAWVTDITYIATDEGWLYLAGIKDLYTCEIVGYAMGPRMTQELVGEALFRAVRSKRPRPGLIHHSDRGSQYCAHGYRRLLAQFGMLASMSRKGNCYDNAPMESFWGSLKAELVYHHRYATRLEAMASVREYIEIFYNRQRRHSKLGYRTPGEVAASYLSRLAAA from the exons ATGAGCAAGGCAAGACAGACGTACGGGGAAGAGTTTCAGGCAGAGGCCGTGAGACTGGTGCTGGAACAGGGACTGACGCTGCAGTCGGCCGCGCAGCGTCTGGGGATTCCGAAGGGCACGTTGACGAATTGGGTGTCGAAAGCCAAGGCGCCTGGAACAGCAGCGGCACCAGGGGGCGTGACAGTGGCAGAGTTGGCGGCGGAGAATGCGAGGCTGCGCAAGGAGCTGGCCGAGGCGAGGCTGGAGCGCGATATTGTAAAAAAAG GCCGCGGCGTACTTCGCCAGGGAATCACTGCCCGGTACGCGTTCGTGAGTCAATGGCGAGAAGTGTATCCGGTGAAGTTGATGTGCCGGGTATTGGGGGTCTCGCGCAGTGGCTACTACGACTGGACACACAGACCTTACGGGCTCAGTCCGGAACAGGAGCGGCTGCGTCTGGCGATCCGGGCAGCCCACAAGCGCACGCGTCAGACGTACGGTACGCGGCGCCTGCAGCGCGAGCTGGCTGGCGATGGATTCGTGGTCGGCCGTGATCGGCTGGCCAGATTGCGCAACGAGATGGGGATTCGGTGTCGGCAAAAGCGTCGATTCGTAGCGACAACTCGCTCGGCTCATAATCTGCCAGTGGCGCCCAACCTACTGGAGCAGAAATTTGAAGCCGACAGGCCAAATGCCGCGTGGGTGACAGACATCACGTATATCGCGACCGATGAGGGTTGGTTGTACCTGGCAGGAATCAAGGACCTGTACACGTGCGAGATCGTGGGCTACGCGATGGGGCCCAGAATGACACAGGAATTGGTGGGCGAGGCGCTGTTCCGGGCGGTGCGCAGCAAGCGGCCACGGCCCGGCCTGATTCATCATTCAGACCGGGGCAGCCAATACTGTGCTCACGGCTATCGCAGGTTGCTAGCGCAGTTCGGCATGCTGGCTTCGATGTCACGCAAGGGAAACTGCTACGACAATGCGCCCATGGAAAGCTTCTGGGGCAGCCTGAAAGCAGAGTTGGTGTACCACCATCGGTATGCCACCCGGCTGGAAGCCATGGCCTCTGTCCGTGAGTACATTGAGATTTTTTACAATCGCCAACGGCGCCATTCGAAGTTGGGGTACCGAACGCCAGGCGAAGTCGCTGCAAGCTACCTCAGTCGACTAGCTGCAGCATGA
- the gcvA gene encoding transcriptional regulator GcvA: protein MDHLPPLNSVKAFEATARHLSITAAAEELCVTAGAVSRQIKALEEDLDLQLLVRGHRQLTLTREGTLLYEAAARALNEIRGASSKIRRSGRQKHLNIRAYTTFAMRWLIPRLSSFYLVNPGIQVNLTTSVDEVDFRKEDIDGAIRLGDGKWTGVLAHRLVENILIPVASPDLLRHTPIHHVSDLRKHTLLHSVARPYDWEFWLNSAAKNVSIDARSGMSYQSSAMAYMAAIGGQGVAIAQQFLVEEDVVAGRLAAPLVNVVNMREFTYYLLVPSHRPESDNMLAFRTWLLSELELKSSGTN from the coding sequence ATGGATCATCTTCCTCCCTTAAACTCAGTCAAGGCTTTTGAAGCAACTGCTCGCCACTTGAGCATTACTGCCGCAGCCGAAGAACTCTGTGTAACTGCGGGCGCGGTTAGTCGGCAAATCAAGGCCTTAGAGGAAGACCTGGATCTCCAGTTGCTCGTTCGTGGGCATCGCCAACTTACGTTGACGCGCGAAGGAACACTTTTGTATGAGGCAGCTGCGAGGGCTCTCAATGAAATAAGGGGGGCGTCATCGAAAATCCGTCGTAGTGGTCGACAAAAGCACCTCAATATCCGGGCATACACAACGTTTGCGATGCGCTGGTTAATTCCTCGGCTATCAAGTTTCTACTTAGTCAATCCTGGAATCCAGGTCAACTTGACGACCTCAGTAGACGAGGTTGACTTTCGAAAGGAAGATATCGACGGTGCGATTAGGCTCGGGGACGGAAAGTGGACAGGCGTGCTTGCGCACCGCCTCGTCGAAAATATTTTGATTCCTGTGGCGAGTCCGGATCTTCTTCGTCACACGCCTATTCATCACGTCAGTGATCTAAGGAAACATACGCTCCTGCATTCGGTCGCTCGACCATATGATTGGGAATTTTGGCTTAACAGTGCTGCCAAAAATGTATCGATCGACGCTCGAAGTGGCATGAGCTACCAAAGCTCGGCAATGGCTTACATGGCCGCGATTGGTGGGCAAGGCGTCGCCATTGCACAGCAATTCCTCGTTGAGGAAGATGTAGTAGCGGGGCGCCTAGCTGCCCCGCTGGTTAATGTAGTGAACATGCGCGAATTCACTTACTATTTGCTGGTCCCATCTCACCGACCAGAAAGCGACAACATGCTCGCATTTCGCACTTGGTTATTGTCCGAATTGGAGCTCAAAAGTTCAGGCACTAATTAA
- a CDS encoding MmgE/PrpD family protein → MNSAFTPALAAITQEISYGSLPPDVKTVARQALMDWVGVALAGSNEDFVHSMARVLSAQGGAAKCTTIGHALRLPSVSAALMNGLCSHALDYDDVHFAIPGHASAPVLAAALAVAEDIGSSGRELLEAFVAGVEVSCRLGIAMAPTHYTMGFHATATIGSFGAAAATAKLLKFNLEQIQSTFGVVATRAAGLKAVFGTSCKPLQAGNAASAGVLSALLVQQGFDSTKDVLDHRLGFPATHGGGNNLQYGLEAPRSVSDFSLSPEFSKEADAAFHLQLTLFKYHATCYETHSAIECALKARSRIGGRVDAIHSVSVEVNAHCDDICNIQDPNNAFEAKFSLRAAVAFALLGIATGDPTQISEANLNAEVAKNLMARVTVILCHDVPVPVARMRVELIDGTSIVEENDSSVPMTDLVAQQYKLDRKFFALVSPVIGTDRAKELHRQIGNIDNSKNITDMMTSLSLQDRKET, encoded by the coding sequence ATGAACTCTGCTTTCACCCCTGCGCTTGCGGCGATCACGCAAGAAATTTCCTACGGCTCCTTGCCACCAGATGTGAAGACGGTCGCACGACAGGCATTGATGGACTGGGTCGGTGTCGCGTTGGCGGGCTCAAATGAAGATTTCGTGCATTCCATGGCACGAGTCCTGTCAGCCCAAGGCGGGGCCGCCAAGTGCACTACAATTGGTCACGCTTTGCGCTTGCCAAGCGTAAGCGCAGCTCTAATGAATGGGCTGTGTTCCCACGCCCTTGACTATGACGATGTTCATTTTGCAATTCCTGGTCACGCATCCGCCCCAGTTCTTGCCGCAGCGCTGGCAGTAGCAGAAGATATTGGTTCTAGCGGCAGAGAGCTTCTTGAGGCATTCGTAGCAGGTGTCGAAGTGAGCTGTCGGCTGGGAATTGCCATGGCGCCGACGCATTACACCATGGGATTCCATGCAACAGCGACGATTGGCTCCTTCGGTGCCGCTGCCGCTACTGCTAAGTTATTGAAGTTCAACCTTGAGCAGATCCAGTCAACCTTCGGAGTTGTGGCAACTCGAGCGGCCGGGCTAAAGGCCGTTTTTGGAACTTCCTGTAAGCCACTACAGGCGGGTAACGCTGCTTCGGCCGGCGTCCTATCTGCTTTACTCGTGCAACAAGGCTTCGATTCCACAAAGGATGTTCTCGATCACCGTCTTGGCTTTCCAGCTACGCACGGGGGAGGGAATAACTTGCAATACGGACTCGAAGCCCCGAGAAGCGTGAGCGATTTTTCTCTGTCGCCAGAATTTTCGAAGGAAGCCGATGCGGCATTTCATCTGCAGCTAACGTTGTTCAAGTATCACGCCACGTGCTACGAGACGCATTCCGCGATCGAATGCGCCTTGAAGGCAAGGTCTAGAATTGGCGGGCGTGTCGACGCCATACATTCCGTGTCTGTGGAGGTGAACGCGCACTGTGACGATATTTGCAATATTCAGGACCCAAATAACGCGTTCGAGGCCAAGTTCAGCCTTCGAGCAGCAGTGGCCTTTGCGCTCCTGGGAATCGCAACAGGTGACCCAACGCAGATATCGGAAGCGAATCTTAACGCCGAGGTGGCAAAAAACTTAATGGCCCGTGTGACCGTTATACTTTGCCATGATGTGCCGGTTCCAGTGGCGAGGATGCGCGTGGAGCTGATAGATGGAACCTCCATCGTTGAGGAAAATGATTCAAGCGTGCCAATGACCGACCTCGTGGCACAGCAATATAAGCTGGATAGAAAGTTTTTTGCATTAGTTTCTCCTGTCATTGGAACCGACCGCGCCAAGGAACTGCATCGACAAATCGGAAATATCGATAATTCCAAAAACATCACCGACATGATGACGTCGTTGTCCCTTCAAGACCGCAAGGAAACATAG
- a CDS encoding ester cyclase has translation MCRRDSIAVVENFWRQVWQARNPDAIDDLVAEDFVITSGGVEIRSRPQFKRWVAAFLESIEDFRFEVIETFQNESGDRVVSRWLVSGRNNGFMGSSPCQSPIRMTGTAVLHVGEDGLIQHNWVERSALEVHRSLSGVTV, from the coding sequence ATGTGCCGCAGAGATTCAATTGCCGTTGTTGAAAACTTCTGGCGTCAGGTATGGCAAGCGAGGAACCCCGATGCGATCGATGATCTAGTTGCTGAAGACTTCGTCATTACGTCTGGCGGCGTCGAGATCCGCTCGCGACCCCAGTTCAAGCGATGGGTGGCGGCCTTTCTTGAGAGCATTGAAGATTTCCGCTTCGAAGTTATCGAGACGTTCCAAAATGAAAGCGGTGATCGAGTGGTGTCGCGCTGGCTCGTTAGTGGCAGGAACAACGGCTTTATGGGCTCGTCGCCATGCCAGTCACCGATCCGCATGACCGGCACCGCCGTGCTGCATGTAGGCGAGGATGGATTGATACAGCACAACTGGGTCGAGCGTAGCGCGCTGGAAGTCCATCGCAGCCTGTCTGGCGTAACCGTTTGA
- a CDS encoding DUF2798 domain-containing protein, with the protein MSGIPRRYGHLVFGAIQSAISCAITAAIANEPFLASGTFISHWLNAYVVSWALILPIVLLVAPSIRRAVNVLTR; encoded by the coding sequence ATGTCTGGCATCCCACGGCGATACGGCCATTTGGTGTTCGGCGCGATCCAATCTGCCATCAGTTGCGCCATTACTGCTGCAATCGCCAATGAGCCCTTTCTGGCGAGCGGTACTTTCATCTCGCACTGGCTGAACGCCTACGTCGTGTCGTGGGCCCTCATACTGCCAATCGTGCTGCTGGTCGCGCCCTCCATTCGACGTGCCGTCAATGTGCTAACGCGCTAG